A genomic region of Capnocytophaga canimorsus contains the following coding sequences:
- the lpxD gene encoding UDP-3-O-(3-hydroxymyristoyl)glucosamine N-acyltransferase → MKFPQTYTLQQIATIIDADFVGSPEFPVLGMNEIHVVEEGDIVFVDHPKYYDKALQSKATIVLINKRVVCPQGKALLISDDPFRDFNKLTEFFKPFAKSENLISKTARIGSNTVIQPGAFIGNHVIIGKNCFIHANVSIYDDCIIGDNVTIHAGTVLGADAFYYKKRPEGFDKLKSGGRVVIEDDVDLGALCTIDRGVTGDTTIKKGTKIDNQVHIGHDTVIGERCLIASQTGIAGCVVIENEVTIWGQVGVASSITIGSKSIILAQSGISKSLEGGQTYFGYPAEEARKKYKELSTLRMMVSQYGKK, encoded by the coding sequence ACATATACTTTACAACAAATTGCAACGATTATTGATGCTGATTTTGTAGGTAGTCCTGAATTTCCTGTTTTAGGAATGAACGAAATTCACGTAGTAGAAGAAGGTGATATTGTCTTTGTTGACCACCCTAAATATTATGATAAAGCGCTACAATCAAAAGCTACAATTGTTTTAATCAATAAACGAGTGGTATGTCCGCAAGGAAAAGCTTTACTAATTTCTGATGACCCTTTCCGTGATTTTAATAAACTAACAGAATTCTTTAAACCCTTTGCTAAAAGTGAAAACTTAATTTCTAAAACTGCAAGAATAGGGAGCAATACAGTTATTCAGCCTGGGGCATTTATAGGCAACCACGTTATTATAGGAAAAAATTGTTTCATTCACGCCAATGTCAGCATCTATGATGATTGTATCATTGGTGATAATGTAACCATTCACGCCGGTACGGTATTAGGCGCTGACGCTTTCTATTATAAGAAGCGTCCCGAAGGTTTCGATAAATTAAAATCTGGAGGACGTGTAGTTATTGAAGATGACGTTGATTTAGGAGCTTTATGTACCATAGATCGTGGCGTTACCGGAGATACAACTATTAAAAAAGGAACAAAGATTGACAATCAAGTACACATCGGTCACGATACTGTTATAGGTGAACGTTGTTTAATTGCTTCCCAAACAGGAATTGCAGGTTGTGTGGTTATTGAAAACGAAGTTACTATTTGGGGACAAGTAGGTGTAGCAAGTAGCATCACCATAGGAAGTAAATCAATCATACTTGCACAATCAGGCATTTCTAAATCATTAGAAGGTGGGCAGACTTACTTCGGTTACCCCGCCGAAGAGGCTCGTAAAAAATATAAAGAACTCAGCACTTTACGTATGATGGTTTCGCAATATGGTAAAAAATAA
- the lipA gene encoding lipoyl synthase has translation MSIDIINDEKSVLPPKGKPKWIRVKLPTGKKYTELRGLVDKYKLNTICTSGSCPNMGECWGEGTATFMILGNICTRSCGFCGVKTGRPEALDWEEPEKVARSIKLMNIKHAVITSVDRDDLKDMGSIIWAETVKAVRRMSPETTMETLIPDFQGIEKHLDRILAVAPEVISHNMETVRRLTREVRIQAKYDRSLAVLKYLKENGANRTKSGIMLGLGETEQEVIETLHDLKAAKVDVVTIGQYLQPSKKHLPVKQFITPDIFKKYETIGLELGFRHVESGALVRSSYKAQKHIE, from the coding sequence ATGAGCATCGATATCATAAATGATGAAAAAAGCGTTTTACCGCCTAAAGGTAAACCCAAATGGATTCGTGTGAAATTACCCACAGGTAAAAAATACACCGAACTGCGTGGTTTAGTGGATAAGTATAAACTCAATACAATATGTACTTCGGGCAGTTGCCCTAATATGGGCGAGTGTTGGGGTGAGGGTACGGCAACATTTATGATTTTAGGAAACATTTGTACACGCTCTTGTGGTTTTTGTGGCGTAAAAACGGGGCGCCCAGAGGCATTAGACTGGGAAGAACCTGAAAAAGTGGCTCGTTCCATTAAATTGATGAACATCAAACACGCAGTGATTACCTCCGTAGATAGAGATGATTTGAAAGATATGGGGAGCATCATTTGGGCAGAGACGGTAAAAGCCGTACGCAGAATGTCACCCGAGACTACTATGGAGACGCTAATCCCAGATTTTCAAGGGATTGAAAAACATTTGGACCGTATCTTGGCTGTGGCTCCCGAGGTTATTTCACACAATATGGAAACGGTTCGCCGACTCACTCGTGAGGTTCGTATTCAAGCCAAATACGACCGTAGCCTTGCTGTGCTCAAATACTTAAAGGAAAATGGAGCGAATCGTACAAAATCAGGCATTATGCTCGGCTTAGGGGAAACAGAACAAGAGGTTATTGAAACACTCCACGACTTGAAAGCTGCAAAAGTAGATGTAGTAACCATAGGGCAATATTTGCAACCTTCAAAAAAACATCTTCCTGTTAAACAATTTATCACTCCTGATATTTTCAAAAAGTACGAAACTATTGGTTTAGAACTAGGTTTCAGACACGTAGAAAGTGGTGCATTAGTTCGCTCTTCTTACAAAGCTCAAAAACATATAGAGTAA
- the coaD gene encoding pantetheine-phosphate adenylyltransferase translates to MKRALFPGSFDPITLGHYDIIHRALDLFDEIVVAIGVNNDKNYMFSIEQRKAFIEQAFAVESKVKVATYQGLTVDYCKEIRAQFILRGLRNPADFEFEKAIAHTNRTLSKIETVFLLTAASTSFISSSIVRDVLRNGGDYTVLVPESVRITK, encoded by the coding sequence ATGAAAAGAGCTTTATTTCCAGGGTCATTTGACCCTATTACATTAGGTCATTACGACATTATTCATCGAGCATTGGATTTATTTGATGAAATTGTAGTTGCTATAGGGGTGAATAACGATAAAAATTATATGTTTTCTATCGAACAACGTAAGGCGTTCATTGAACAAGCATTTGCTGTTGAATCTAAAGTAAAGGTTGCTACTTATCAAGGGCTTACAGTCGATTATTGTAAAGAAATTCGCGCTCAATTTATCTTGAGAGGGCTTCGAAATCCTGCTGATTTTGAATTTGAGAAAGCTATAGCTCACACCAATCGTACACTTTCAAAAATAGAAACCGTATTTTTACTTACAGCGGCAAGTACCTCATTCATATCCTCTTCCATTGTGCGCGATGTACTCAGAAACGGAGGCGACTATACTGTTTTGGTTCCTGAAAGTGTTCGGATTACAAAATAA
- a CDS encoding D-alanine--D-alanine ligase: MKKKVAVVMGGYSGECEVSLRSGQLILNSLDENKYEIYEIHILSEGWFFIENGKRFLIDKGDFSAQKDGNKITFDVIVNTIHGTPGEDGQLQAYWKLLHIPYTGCDFYQSALTFNKRDTLSVLAKFGIAKAESIYASKKDILDKDEIIKKLGLPLFVKANRSGSSLGVSKVKSTEEFSQALKNAFEIDDEILIESFLDGREISVGVLRLNGKTTVMGHTEIISENDFFDYEAKYEGKSQEITPAPLCDTLREKIDEVTVKIYESLNMSGFSRIDYIIVGDIPYFIEINTNPGLSPQSIFPQQVAHKGLKFSDLLDSEIELAFQRK; the protein is encoded by the coding sequence ATGAAAAAGAAAGTAGCTGTTGTTATGGGCGGATATTCTGGGGAATGCGAGGTGTCCTTACGAAGTGGTCAGCTTATTTTGAATAGTTTAGATGAGAATAAGTATGAAATCTATGAAATTCATATTCTATCAGAAGGTTGGTTTTTCATTGAAAACGGAAAACGATTTTTGATAGATAAAGGCGATTTCTCTGCTCAAAAAGATGGAAATAAAATAACCTTTGACGTCATTGTAAATACCATACACGGCACCCCTGGAGAAGACGGACAACTGCAAGCCTATTGGAAATTGTTGCACATTCCTTATACGGGTTGTGATTTTTATCAATCGGCACTGACCTTTAACAAACGTGATACACTTTCCGTACTTGCCAAATTCGGTATTGCCAAAGCAGAGTCAATATATGCCTCAAAGAAAGATATTTTAGATAAAGATGAAATTATAAAAAAATTAGGACTGCCTTTATTCGTTAAAGCAAATCGTTCTGGAAGTAGTCTTGGAGTTTCCAAGGTTAAAAGTACAGAGGAATTTAGTCAAGCTTTGAAAAATGCTTTTGAGATAGATGATGAAATTCTAATAGAGTCATTTCTTGATGGTAGAGAAATTTCTGTAGGAGTACTTCGCTTAAACGGAAAAACAACGGTTATGGGACATACTGAAATTATTTCCGAGAACGATTTTTTTGATTACGAAGCCAAATACGAAGGAAAATCTCAAGAAATCACTCCTGCCCCCCTTTGCGATACACTTCGTGAGAAAATAGATGAGGTTACTGTAAAAATTTATGAATCTTTAAATATGAGTGGTTTTTCACGCATTGATTACATTATAGTGGGAGATATTCCTTATTTTATAGAAATCAATACTAATCCAGGGCTTTCTCCTCAAAGTATATTTCCACAGCAAGTGGCTCATAAAGGGTTGAAATTTTCGGATTTATTGGATTCCGAAATTGAACTTGCTTTTCAACGAAAATAG
- a CDS encoding TIGR02117 family protein, with translation MVRKTLKLFFRIVLLVVGFVLLYVLLGLLLPLISIKAEASSDPKSLTIYMITNGVHTDLVLPIENEFFNWKSKIPLENTQSKSTAYQWIAFGWGDKGFYLNTPTWADLKFSTAIKATFWMSESAMHCTFYEKMYENQNCIKIEITENQYKNLIQYIDNKFDKDKNGNYIFIDTDAVYGNNDAFYEAKGTYSFMYTCNTWANYGLKAAGQKYALWSATDFGIFRHYRK, from the coding sequence ATGGTAAGAAAAACGCTTAAATTATTTTTCAGGATTGTATTACTTGTTGTTGGTTTTGTATTGCTTTATGTTCTCTTAGGTCTTTTATTACCTTTGATAAGCATAAAAGCAGAGGCAAGTTCCGACCCAAAAAGTCTAACTATATATATGATTACCAATGGTGTACATACTGATTTAGTACTTCCTATTGAAAACGAATTTTTTAATTGGAAAAGTAAAATCCCCTTGGAAAATACCCAATCAAAATCAACAGCATATCAATGGATTGCATTTGGTTGGGGCGATAAAGGTTTTTATTTAAATACCCCTACTTGGGCAGATTTAAAATTCTCAACTGCCATAAAAGCTACTTTTTGGATGAGCGAATCAGCAATGCATTGTACTTTTTATGAAAAAATGTATGAAAATCAAAATTGCATCAAAATAGAAATTACCGAAAATCAATATAAAAATTTAATTCAATACATTGATAATAAATTCGATAAAGACAAAAATGGAAACTATATTTTCATCGACACCGATGCCGTTTATGGTAACAATGACGCTTTCTATGAAGCAAAAGGCACTTATAGCTTTATGTATACTTGCAATACTTGGGCTAACTACGGACTAAAAGCGGCAGGACAAAAATACGCACTTTGGTCTGCTACCGATTTCGGTATTTTCAGACATTATCGGAAATAA
- a CDS encoding ABC transporter permease encodes MSKQTIFRKLVTDFWSIVCLVFIGVCAFVALFAYAIAPDNSKQANQMHLPIHSKPPGFSVQILHLPNKQAEESSFFETFFFGKNTAYDEIPITNYKTDDKGIYYTLFLPDGSSGNTFFVPWQIFTEPSKSEIIHKNIKTKTFWLGTDKYGRDMLSRMLIGTRISFTIGFVAVTISLIVGILLGSLAGYYGGRVDALIMWLINVVWAIPTLLLVIAFTLALGKGYWQVFVAVGLTMWVEVARVVRGQIFTLKKAQFVEAAKVLGFSDIRILIKHILPNIYAPLIVISAANFASAILIESGLSFLGIGSQPPNPSWGSMIKDHYNYIILGKPFLAIIPGLAIMSLVMAFMLLGNKLRDVLDVRQ; translated from the coding sequence ATGTCAAAACAAACAATATTCCGAAAGTTAGTTACCGATTTTTGGAGTATTGTTTGTCTTGTTTTTATAGGTGTTTGCGCTTTTGTAGCTTTGTTTGCCTACGCTATTGCTCCTGACAATAGCAAACAGGCCAACCAGATGCACTTGCCGATTCATTCTAAACCTCCTGGCTTTTCAGTGCAAATACTACATCTACCCAATAAGCAAGCGGAAGAAAGTTCCTTTTTCGAAACTTTTTTTTTCGGAAAAAATACGGCTTATGATGAGATTCCTATAACCAATTATAAGACTGACGATAAGGGAATTTATTATACACTATTTTTACCTGATGGCAGTTCAGGTAATACTTTTTTTGTGCCTTGGCAAATCTTTACAGAACCCTCAAAATCAGAAATTATTCATAAAAATATAAAAACCAAAACGTTTTGGTTAGGTACTGATAAATACGGACGAGATATGCTCAGCCGAATGCTTATCGGTACACGTATTTCGTTTACTATTGGTTTTGTTGCAGTTACTATCTCACTCATTGTAGGTATCTTATTGGGAAGTTTAGCTGGATATTACGGAGGAAGAGTCGATGCTTTAATAATGTGGCTTATCAATGTGGTTTGGGCAATACCTACTTTACTATTGGTCATTGCCTTTACCTTAGCTTTAGGAAAAGGATATTGGCAAGTGTTTGTAGCTGTGGGGCTTACTATGTGGGTCGAAGTAGCTCGCGTGGTTCGTGGGCAAATATTTACTTTGAAAAAGGCTCAGTTTGTTGAGGCTGCTAAAGTGTTAGGTTTTTCTGATATACGCATATTAATAAAACATATTTTACCTAATATTTATGCACCACTCATTGTGATTTCTGCGGCGAATTTTGCTTCTGCAATACTCATTGAGAGCGGATTGAGTTTCTTGGGGATTGGTTCACAACCGCCCAACCCAAGCTGGGGCAGTATGATAAAAGACCATTATAATTATATCATTTTAGGAAAACCATTTTTGGCAATAATTCCAGGTTTAGCTATTATGAGTCTGGTTATGGCATTTATGCTTCTGGGTAACAAACTTCGTGATGTACTTGATGTACGCCAATAA
- a CDS encoding carboxy terminal-processing peptidase — protein MKSISIFLTLLFISFASCSFVSKKFENPDKDKLLLEIIQYVIYNGHYNPGHIDDEFSKKVYKNYIEILDGQKRYFLQSDIKEFEKYETRLDDDLKKGDITFFNITHNRLTQRMNEAKVLSEEILKKRVNLFSKETINVDYENLPYAKNKAELRERWNKIIVFSTLSTYLVKEKEETDKKEKNAQYKLKTATELQQEAQESSQKNLVELFGFYQDLTREDWFGFFVNAITESFDPHTNYLAPEAKDRFDRDISGKFEGIGAQLQKKTDGIRITSIILGGPVWKGKLLEVGDQILKVAQGDEEPVDVVGMRLDNAVNLIKGPKGTEVRLTVKRVDGTIEVVSIIRDVVEIEETFAKSAIVQDQGRTYGIIDLPKFYVDFQDYKERNAASDMALEIEKLKKQGIEGLVLDLRNNGGGSLKTVVDIGGMFIEKGPIVQVKSTGRNKEVLSDSDPQIQWDGPLVILVNELSASASEILAAAMQDYKRAVVIGGKQTYGKGTVQSVVDLNRFMRNSDMGDLGALKITTQKFYRISGGSTQLEGVKSDVSLPDKYTYIDIGERDLDNAMHWDKIEPANYQLWERQSLNTAIENSKKRMAGNDYLKLIDENARWVKQQQDQNMFSLNYDIYKKTIENNEEQSKRFKALSDYKNGLTFKSVPSQEIEIQKNEDLKLRRDRWHEGLLKDIYIKEAIDVLHDLKQN, from the coding sequence ATGAAAAGCATATCAATATTTTTAACTTTATTGTTTATTTCTTTTGCTTCTTGTAGTTTTGTGAGCAAGAAATTCGAAAATCCTGATAAGGATAAACTTTTACTGGAAATTATTCAATATGTGATATATAACGGGCACTATAATCCTGGTCATATTGACGATGAATTTTCCAAAAAAGTGTATAAGAATTACATCGAAATTTTGGACGGACAGAAACGTTATTTTCTACAATCTGATATCAAGGAATTTGAGAAATATGAAACTCGTTTGGACGATGACTTGAAAAAAGGAGATATCACATTTTTTAATATTACTCATAATCGGCTTACGCAGCGAATGAACGAAGCCAAAGTGCTTTCCGAAGAAATTCTAAAAAAACGAGTAAATCTTTTTTCTAAAGAAACCATTAACGTGGATTATGAAAATTTGCCTTACGCAAAAAATAAGGCTGAATTACGTGAACGTTGGAATAAAATTATTGTGTTTTCAACCCTTTCTACTTATTTGGTAAAAGAGAAAGAGGAAACTGATAAAAAGGAAAAAAACGCACAATACAAATTAAAAACAGCTACCGAATTGCAACAAGAAGCTCAAGAATCTTCCCAAAAAAATCTTGTTGAGCTTTTTGGTTTTTATCAAGACCTTACGCGTGAGGATTGGTTTGGTTTTTTTGTCAATGCTATAACCGAATCGTTTGATCCTCATACCAACTACTTGGCACCAGAGGCAAAAGACCGCTTTGATAGGGATATTTCTGGCAAATTTGAAGGGATTGGGGCTCAATTACAGAAAAAAACAGATGGTATCCGAATTACTAGTATCATCTTAGGTGGACCCGTTTGGAAGGGTAAATTGTTAGAAGTAGGCGACCAAATACTTAAAGTAGCTCAAGGAGATGAAGAGCCTGTAGATGTGGTAGGTATGCGTTTGGACAATGCAGTAAACTTAATAAAAGGACCTAAAGGTACTGAAGTACGATTAACCGTTAAACGAGTAGATGGTACTATTGAGGTAGTTTCTATTATTCGTGATGTAGTAGAAATTGAAGAAACCTTTGCAAAATCGGCAATTGTTCAAGACCAAGGAAGAACCTACGGAATTATTGATTTGCCTAAATTCTATGTTGATTTTCAAGATTATAAGGAGAGAAATGCCGCTTCGGATATGGCTTTAGAGATTGAAAAACTCAAAAAACAAGGAATTGAAGGATTAGTCCTCGATTTGAGAAATAATGGAGGAGGGTCACTAAAAACAGTGGTAGATATTGGTGGAATGTTTATCGAAAAAGGCCCTATCGTGCAAGTTAAATCAACAGGAAGAAATAAGGAAGTGCTTTCTGATTCTGACCCACAAATACAATGGGACGGACCTTTGGTAATTTTGGTTAATGAACTTTCAGCATCTGCTTCTGAAATTTTAGCTGCTGCTATGCAAGACTACAAACGCGCTGTGGTTATCGGCGGAAAACAAACCTACGGAAAAGGAACGGTGCAAAGCGTAGTAGATTTGAATCGCTTTATGAGAAATAGTGATATGGGAGATTTGGGGGCTTTGAAAATTACCACTCAAAAGTTTTATCGCATCAGTGGAGGTTCTACCCAACTTGAAGGTGTAAAAAGTGATGTTTCTCTACCTGATAAATACACATATATTGATATAGGAGAACGTGACTTAGATAATGCGATGCATTGGGATAAAATCGAACCCGCCAATTACCAATTGTGGGAGAGACAATCTTTAAATACAGCCATTGAAAATAGTAAAAAGCGTATGGCAGGAAATGATTATCTTAAACTGATTGACGAGAATGCTCGTTGGGTAAAGCAACAACAAGATCAAAATATGTTTTCGCTAAATTATGATATTTACAAGAAAACCATAGAAAATAATGAGGAGCAATCCAAGCGCTTTAAGGCTCTTTCTGATTATAAAAATGGGCTTACCTTTAAGTCTGTTCCTTCACAAGAAATTGAAATACAGAAAAATGAAGATTTAAAGCTACGCCGTGATCGTTGGCACGAGGGTTTGTTGAAAGATATCTATATAAAAGAAGCGATAGATGTTCTTCACGATTTGAAGCAAAACTGA
- a CDS encoding c-type cytochrome produces the protein MKTVILFVIGILLISGCKNTQKSPNLDNKGIGPIKEVIIAERIDKTLVKQGEAIFKSKCTTCHHTDKDFVGPKMAQITEKRSPEWIMNMILNPEEMLQKDAIAQELLRDYNGVTMSNQHLTQEEARAILEFLRTL, from the coding sequence ATGAAGACTGTTATTTTATTTGTGATAGGGATTTTGTTGATTTCAGGGTGTAAAAACACTCAAAAATCGCCTAACCTTGATAACAAAGGTATCGGACCGATTAAAGAAGTAATTATTGCAGAACGTATTGACAAAACTTTAGTAAAGCAAGGCGAGGCAATATTCAAATCCAAATGTACGACTTGCCATCATACCGATAAAGATTTTGTTGGACCTAAAATGGCTCAAATTACTGAAAAACGTTCACCCGAATGGATTATGAATATGATTTTAAATCCAGAAGAAATGCTACAAAAAGATGCTATCGCACAAGAATTGCTTAGAGACTATAACGGTGTAACGATGTCAAATCAACATTTAACCCAAGAAGAAGCTCGAGCAATATTAGAATTTCTCAGAACATTGTAA
- a CDS encoding Omp28-related outer membrane protein, with protein MKKSFLWGLVALMLFSFFVISCQKEDSPLKEEKNTEIKEETPEKEEGNSSSSENSNEENNGGSNDNSNGSNQGGDSDNSDQNNNQSGNNNSTDNNQADNNVAFVSKVLVEDVTGTWCGYCPIATRSIQTAKNAQTPLKERFVVVAIHNRGGRRNEPMEIQKSYPLLSLFKILPNLDFKGFPFLVMNRDQQLPRGYTWVHIFERLEKTATSPLGIKISSQLNATGGNVSVSFKTTENLEGLKYHIFVTQDHLIYGQSDVIEKYDPNFKHDEVLRDIYGEVTGNALGTLKKGQEVTKENQQVSYKLLQHTDLDKVKVVVFVTNAAGAVVNVQEAKANETKDYQYAK; from the coding sequence ATGAAAAAGAGTTTTTTATGGGGATTAGTTGCCCTAATGTTATTTTCTTTCTTTGTGATTTCGTGTCAGAAGGAAGATAGTCCGTTAAAGGAGGAAAAAAACACTGAAATTAAAGAAGAAACCCCTGAAAAAGAAGAGGGAAATTCTTCATCTTCAGAAAATTCAAATGAAGAGAATAATGGTGGTAGTAACGATAATTCCAACGGAAGTAATCAGGGAGGAGATAGTGATAATTCTGACCAAAATAACAACCAAAGTGGTAATAACAACTCAACGGATAATAACCAAGCCGATAACAATGTTGCTTTTGTAAGTAAAGTTTTGGTAGAAGACGTTACAGGGACGTGGTGTGGATATTGTCCTATTGCAACACGATCTATTCAGACAGCTAAAAATGCACAAACACCTCTCAAAGAGAGATTTGTTGTAGTTGCTATTCATAATCGTGGAGGACGGCGTAATGAGCCTATGGAAATTCAAAAAAGCTACCCATTGTTAAGTCTTTTTAAAATATTACCTAATCTTGACTTTAAAGGATTTCCTTTTCTTGTAATGAACCGAGATCAACAGCTTCCCAGAGGCTATACTTGGGTACATATTTTTGAACGTTTGGAAAAAACAGCAACATCTCCTCTTGGAATAAAAATTTCTTCTCAGTTAAATGCTACTGGTGGAAATGTTTCAGTAAGTTTTAAAACTACTGAAAACCTTGAAGGACTAAAATATCATATTTTTGTTACGCAAGATCATCTTATTTATGGGCAATCAGATGTTATAGAAAAGTATGACCCTAATTTCAAACACGATGAAGTATTGAGAGATATCTATGGAGAAGTAACAGGAAATGCGTTAGGTACATTAAAGAAAGGTCAAGAAGTAACTAAGGAAAATCAGCAGGTTAGCTATAAATTGCTTCAACATACTGATTTAGATAAAGTAAAAGTAGTTGTTTTTGTTACCAATGCAGCAGGAGCGGTGGTAAACGTTCAAGAAGCTAAGGCAAACGAAACCAAGGATTATCAGTATGCAAAATAG
- a CDS encoding TlpA family protein disulfide reductase translates to MKFLTTLTVVLFSTFCFAQASLPNVQLKDLQGKAVNLSDYNSKENPIIVSFWATWCAPCIKELKTFNKHYKQWQDEFGTELIAVSTDDAKTKNRVKSQVKGAGWQYTVLMDDNHELKRALNVANIPYTLILHKGKVVYVHSGYTPGIETEIYKKLQSLSK, encoded by the coding sequence ATGAAATTTTTAACTACACTCACAGTCGTGCTTTTTAGCACTTTTTGTTTCGCACAAGCGTCATTACCCAATGTGCAACTGAAAGATTTACAAGGCAAAGCAGTAAACCTTTCTGATTACAATTCTAAAGAAAATCCTATCATTGTTAGCTTTTGGGCTACGTGGTGTGCTCCGTGTATCAAAGAACTAAAAACATTTAATAAACACTACAAACAATGGCAGGATGAGTTCGGCACGGAACTAATCGCCGTTTCCACAGACGATGCCAAAACCAAAAACCGAGTAAAATCGCAAGTAAAAGGAGCAGGTTGGCAATACACCGTTCTTATGGACGATAACCACGAACTAAAAAGAGCCTTGAATGTTGCCAACATTCCTTACACACTTATCTTACACAAAGGCAAAGTAGTATATGTACACTCGGGTTATACGCCTGGTATTGAGACTGAAATCTACAAGAAATTACAATCTTTATCCAAATAA